From the Leishmania mexicana MHOM/GT/2001/U1103 complete genome, chromosome 14 genome, the window TGAAGACGGTAAACCGCTTTGCAGGAGGGAAAGGCGAACATCGATTTCCGTGCGCGCCTTCGTAGATGCTCAGTTCCCTACGACTCCTCGCCACATAATCAGCCTTCGCCCATGcacagagacggaggggaAGAGTGACACTCACGCAGCGGAACACAGTCAACCCATACAGTTCAAGCACGCCTGTtgctctgcccctctctcgcctaatgcgagaggggcagaggccGATCAGCTATAGATTGCGGCCCGCCACGTACGGCTTCGGGATGGGCATGTTGTGCATGGATCCGCGGCCCAGATGCTTCTGCGTACCCGCCCGAACACGTCGTGTGGGGGACGACTTCTGCCTCTTACCAGGCCCGCCCTTTGACGTGgcacggtgccgctgccgccgccgccgctgatggcGCGTGAGCGAAGCAGCAACACGttcagcgtcgccgtcggcacCGCTGACGCCGCTTACTGCGTCGTCATCCTCAACGTTGCCGCCATCTTCGTCTTCCGCCTCATCATCGCTGTCttcctcgccgtcgacgaAGGCGTCCAGCAGTACCTTCTCGTTTTTAGTGACGAGTCGCCGCTGATGCGACTTGGCAATGTCGAGGAGCAGGTCCGGGGCGAACAGGTAGCGGTCGAGCACCAACGTGCGCAGTGCGTCGTCCTGCTCCCGCTCCACCGTCTCCTCAATTGGGGTGTACGTAACGTGCGCCACCCCGTCACCGTTGGCTGCATCACCTCCAGCACTTCCCCCCTcgtgtggctgctgctgctgctgttgatAGCCACGTGGCAACTCTTCCGGCTTTGTGTGGGTAAAGTACACGCGGCTGCGGAAGTCGTCTGGGTCGAAGCTGAGTTCATGGATGAGATAGTCGGCGAGCTGCCGCGAGGTGAGTAGCAGCTTCGGGCTGCCGTACACAAGACCAGTGCGGCGGCCAAAAGGGAtgtgcaggcggcgcacaAACGGCGAGGACACGTGGTTcagcgcgctgctggtgccctCACCGGTGTGCCCCTCTTCGTCCTCTTCTCCCGCCGCGGACTCTGACGAGCGGGGAGCCTCGGGTGCGGCGATGTCTGCGTGCTCGGCGACTTGGTGAATCATCTCCACAATGTCCTCATGCAGCCAGTTGCGGGGCATGTTGTGCATAGATACCCACACGTACGAcactggtggcggcggcgaggacgcggcTGTGTTGCTCGCGTCGGATGCGCGACTGTCCACATGCGGGGTGCTCGTCAACATCGCCTCGTGATTCGGCCCGTGCACATCCGGCATGTATGACCAAACGAGATCCATAGCGTCGTCGGTCGTCGCGTCAGCATTCACACTGGCGCCCGCGGTGGCACTGCTGTGGCTGTTCGCATCGCCGCTGGTGCTTTGCCCCTCTTGTGTCGTGCTGTACAGGCGCTGCGTGCTGTACACGGCAGAGGCTGCTCGATTTGTGCACGAGGCGGTGACGTCATCCGCCGCTCCTGACGTGTTCCTGATGCAGCTACTGGGTGTGCACagagccaccgccgcgctggaCAAACGGGGCCGCCATGCGTGACGAGAGAGCTGCAGCCCACGCATACTTCCGCCGGTGCTTTCGGACTCCACCCGACACCAAACACCGCTGCCAGCTagggaggcagaggtgctgcAACGTGTATCAGCAGCAAGTGTAAGACTGCTTGGAACACCGTGcgcagaagggggggggagagggagagaggtgaaGAGGATGGCAAAGTTCATCACGTGCTCCTTTCAGGCACAGAGGGCGCCCGAGGCGTCAGGTAGAGGGGCCGTAGTAGTAGTGGTGGTGACCGCGGCAGGGTCGATGGACTCAAAGCCATGAGGTGACCAAACCGCCAGTCATTGCACAGCCGCTCACCCTCCCAGCCCTCCtgccccaccctctcccccaacTCGCGACTGCAGAGTTTCCACCTGTGGTATCATGATCCAcgaaaggcagagaggggcTTTGGGGGTAGGGGAGCGGACACCGGTTTCGGGTTTCGTTCCGGACGGCTTAGCGAGATATAAAGTACATGAGCGAAGGGAAACACGAGGGAGAACTGTAGTAGTGAGGGAGCCAGCGAGGCGCGCTGAACAAGAAACCACGACAAAGAATGAGCAGACAGCTTtacgcgcgcacaggcacaccaGTGGCACGAGTATATTCGAGGAAGTGCGACAACACAACGACATTGACTGCGACactgaagcagcagcagcagcagcagcgctgttTTACACGCTGGAGTGGCCTCTGGAGCACAAGAGAGACAGTCTTACCCTTTCCCGCTATCCTCCCCcgccttttttcccccttgCTTTCGCGGCACTCACTCGCCTCGCGTCACACGGCGCACTGAGTCCGTcgcgcgacgcagctgcgaTTCCATCTGTTGGTCAAACAGCAGCGTCTGGCGAATATGTGGGGCGAGTGAGAGAAACGTGTTCTCGGGCGTGAGGGGCTTGTCCTCGTTCACGTCACGGAAACCGTCCTCCGCCGGTCGCGGTGGTGTCGCCCCCGCATCTCTGTATGTGGcgagtgcagctgcgcgcgcgctgagTGGAGGTATGTTTGCCCGTGTGACACCCGCAATGTCGCCGGGACCACGCGACGGCGAGccgccagccgcggcagtcatcgccgtcgccagtCGCCGCGGACGCGTCTCAGCAAACTCAAACGGCACTGGCACCGTGCGGTCGCGCCGGAAGGTTGTCGGGTCGTAGTAGTGAAgcctcttcgcctcctcggcctctCGCACCGCGtcccgctcctcctgcgcgcgcCGAAGGCGCTCCACAAATGCGTCGGCGCCGGTGATGGGCTGCGACggtggctgcagcgacggAATGTACTCACACACGTGCGGTGTGGCTCGGGAAGGCGACGAGGACATGCTGATCGCGCTCGTGTGCGAGACTGCGCGGCTGCGGGAGCTGCCACGGGTTTTCGATGAAGCTGATGGGCAATGAGGATACCCATCTGCGCTGTAGTGACGTTGATGGAGAGGGTGCTCTTCCGCATCGACAACCACACTGCCTCCCACTTCCACTCCCAAGCGGTTAATGCGGGGCTCGAAGGTGCAGTCCAGCTGCTCCCGCTCGAGGGCTTCGTAGACGGCCTGCACGCGCTTCGCCTCTTTGCGCTCGTACCAAAGGGTGAGCCGGCGGACAAGCGCCTGCATACGGGCATCCGGTGAGGCGGGGCCGGCGCCGAGCGTTCGGGACAGGCTGGTACTTCCTCCCTTCACCCGTGTGGCGCCCTTGAGCCAGTTTGCGCTGGCGGCCCCGGAGTTCCCgatgtgtggtggtgggacCTGGGAAAATCGCGGGGACGAGGTCGACAAGGTAGAGGGGCGCCCGTGGACGCCAGGACCAGCAAGGATGCGCTCGACCAGGGTGCTCAAgtcgtcttcctcttcttctttttcgcCATCATCGGTGTGCAGATGCGTTGCCGTCGCTCTGCTCGTGGACACCGACACGTAGTGGGAAGCCGTGCCGGCGTCCACGAAATTGCCCGCAGAgctactgctgccgccggggCTCACGGCGTGCATGTAGGCCCTCATTCTGGTGTTGTGGCTGTCGCTGTTGGTGTGCGCCCTTTGCTGTGGGGAtggcagccgctgcgtgaTGTGGCCAGTGCTGGCGAGGTGGTCACGCGACTGCAGAATGGAGTCGACCAGCGCATCGAGTTGTTCACCACCGCTCGCCGTCATGGTGACGGATTGCAAGTGAAACGAAAACGGACGCTAGCTCGCGGCGAGTGATGCGGCGATTGGTGATGAtggagggggtgtggggagagagaggagcgatATCGATACAGAAAGCTAAAGAATACGGCATCCACTGTGTGCTGCGCCCCGACGTGAGCGGTAAGAGCGGGAGAAAGTAGCGGCGATGATGAGGGGTTGCGAAATGTCTCCAGGCTCCGTTGCACGACCAAAAAATCACGAGGGACGGTGGCAAGGGCACAGGAAGGGCTGCTTGCGTGCTTGATGACGCAGTGCGAGCGCCCCTTCATCCCtcatccccccaccccggcGCCCGCCCGCCGCTTTGTTTTTATTGTTCGCACGGCTCTCAGCAGTGAGCAGGGAGaccacaaacacacgcagcGGTGAAAAAGAGTCTCACACGAGGGGTGTCCTCCCTTGTGCCAGCACCCGAGcagctgtgtgtgcgcgggcgtGGGAGTCGCTGGTTTACATCTCGAGAACACAACATGGAAAAAAGGTAGCGGTCCGGCGCCTTTCGTCGTTGTTTGTTGGGCGTCGCACCGACATCGGCGGAAAAGCTGTACAGACCTGCACACAGTGCACAGTGGGCGTCATGAGAAAAACAGTCGAACCACGACCACCATTGACGACGGCCCCGTCCGCCAatagaagagagaaagcTAAAGGATAGGCTTCCcccaacgagagagagagagagcaagagtAGCGCGAGAGAAAGGTGTCATCTGTGCAGTGAGGTCGACAACAGGTGGagtagcagcagccgcactcGGTGGgaggaaggaaaaaaaaaggagtgCCGGAGGATCCCCAGAAAACAATTGTGAGTCCGCCCCCTCTTCACCTCGTGTGTGGGACGGataggggggggggagaggtgggtgggtgggtgggtgggtgggtgggtgcggggggggggaaggctCAAAAGGAGACGCCGAAAAACGGGTTCACGTGCTCCCAGAGTGCTTTCCCCTCATCGTCTCTCTCACAGAATGCGTGTCCCTATCATAACCGTTGGCGCCAGGCGGCTCGGGGCCACCCGCTGCGCCCTCCTCGACGGCTCGCTGACCGCCGATGATACATAAGCTTGATCCGGCGCCATGGGTGCAATGGTACCTGTGCGCCTTCCATCCGCCTTGTGCGCTCTTTCAGCCTCGAGCGCGCCATCGGCGTTAACATCGACAACGGCCTCCTCCGGGTTTCCCTGTGTTGCTGCACCCTCACGCTCCCGGCGCGAaaagcggcgccgcgcgtgcgAAGCCGAGCGCCGTTGTTCATCCATGAAATGCGTCGACGGCCTCCGTGAACCAGTGAGGGTAGGTCCGTTCATGTTGGCCTCGCCGTTGAGGCGCGGCCGAGGGGGCAGAGTCGGGTGTGAGACGTAAATGACCTTTTCCGTTCCTTCGCCATCACCGAGATCGACGCagctcggcagcggtgggaGTAGCTCCTCTGGGATGTCAGTTACGGTACCACAGCACGGACACAGTAGAGCTAGCGTGTTGATCGGCGCATGGAGCACCTGTCTACATGTGCTGCACTTCACCTGCAGGTTTTGCGCCGCGTTAACCCTATTGCACaatcggcagcggcagctgacgGCGCCGAGGGGGTAGGTGAGGATGCGTTGGCATCCGTAGCAGACAAGCTGACCAAACAGCATGCCAATGAAGAGCACTGTTGGTAGGAAAAAAAATGTATCAAGGCCgtgccgtcagcgccgcacaAAGACGCGTGGGCAGAGGTGCTAAGCGAGATGAGCCGAGGACGAGTGGGAAAGGGCAAAAGACTTCGCAAaatggagagagggagtgtcCGTACCAGATTTCTGACGCGCGTGAgaatgtgtgcgcgtgtcagCGACCGTCGCGAGTGGTGCGGCCGTGCGTaggcagcgaggaggcgagcaGAGCAGAGCGGTATTACATCAAGTGTGTAAGATGCATAAAACagcaccgagagagagacgcatgtgtgcgtatatatatatatatgaaaGGAAGAGGCACAGTCAAAGGTACAACAGCTGCAACGCGCCACGCGAGCACTGCTGAGTGGAGCGCGCTAAACGCActccactccccctcctcctcctcgcgcagacACGGATGCGTGTACACGACCGTTTTCTCTCTTACATGTCTCCTTCACTTTTCTGCTTTCACTCAACCATGTCAGCCTATGAAAgcactacacacacacacatacacgcgaCTGCGCTGATGACTTGAGTATCTCTCCTGCGCGCCTTTTATTCTCCTGCCTGCTTCACCATCATTGTGAGGCCGCTCACGCCCACTGTTTCGTCAAAGTCACTGGCCAGGTCTGCTGGCGCTGTCACCATCTCTGTTTCGCGAGGGACGTGAACGAGCGGGCAGGCGGgacgtggggagggggggggtgagcgAGAAAGCTGCAGAACAAAAGGAAGACCTgagaagggagaagatgCCCCGCCGGCACCTTCACTCCATTTGAATGCTGCACATCTGTACAGCGTGACTGCAAGAGaatgggagggagaggggggggggtgaggagagagCTCCCGGGTTAACGAAAAAAAGCGAGCATCGCACGGATGGGCACGCCATGGCCTTTTTCtctccatccatccatccatcgACCCCATCACGGTCTCCtacaccaccgctgccaccctTCCCCTTACCGAAGGGGGACAGTGTTGAGAGAAGCGAAAGGGGTCGGACACAAAAATGTAACAAcccccctgccccctccccccaaagAAAAGAATAATAGAGAATGACATTCGTGTGGCGGTGGAGAGGACGGTGCAGATGAGTTTGTGTACACATGTATTGATGCCGAATACGAGGACAAGCACCCagctccccacccccctcctcctcctcctcttcctccccgccgaaaacaaaaaaatgtGAGAAAAGATGGCTgagcaaagaaaaggcaagtgatggagggggggggaatggGGTGGGAGTTGGTGGTGTGCTATGGTGTGGTGGGACAAGCAACCACATAGGAGCACACGGGCGTACCACCTCTGCCCGAGTAAGAGTCACACAGTCACTAGGCCAACCAACCAACGGTAGAGAAGAGGCGCCAATGCTGTGTACATTGTCGCCGTAATCGTGCGCTATCCCCTGAGAGGAGGCGCgagggtggtgtgtgtgtgggacaggtggtgatggtgacaCAACGCCAAGGAGAAGTGCGACAGAAAAAAATAAAATGAAGAAGAAATACAGAAGGGAGCAGAGGACACGCGAAAGTCCCCCCAAAGCCAGAGTTACACATGAGGAGACACATACGAGGCGAgggcaggagggggagggggagggagggggaggggtggttagtggaggtggcggcaggAGTGCCTATTGGGGGCTTCGAGTCCATCAACCACGACGAAAGCGGACAAGAGGAGTGGTGCCcagaacgaaaaaaaaaagcaaatgaacaggaaaagagaagacgTCAGCAATGGGCCTCCCGTCTCTCGCCGGTCCCctttcttccctctccccgtcCACCaaccctcctcccttttttttcacagATTTTATGTGCATtgtgcaccggcgccttTACTCCCGAGTtcgttcgttttttttttccacttCCGCTGTCGTCTTGCACAGACGCATAAGCCGGGGCACTGTTCGCTCCtacagaggaggggggtggtggtggtggtgagcacgcgcacccaAGGGAAAGCAACACAGCACCGGAAAAGGCAAACAAGGCAAACgaaagtgtgtgtgtgtgtgtaacaAGGCCggtgtgcgcacacgtgtgcgaggaggagtgcgAGCGAGGGCGGAAGCGACGTCAAGGCAGCATCGTGGAGAATACGAATAGTAACGAAACCGCGgagcacacaggcacacacacacacacacacatacgagAGTCAAGTGATAAGGACGAAGTAGGGTGCATCCACACGACGGGCGCTCGTGAAAAGAAGGGGAGGTCGGGTATGTGTgatgtgtggtggtggtggggggggagggccgTAGTGCTAACGACGACGAGTATAGAGAGTGCAACTATAGCGTTCTTCTGAtaccacacgcacacacgcacgcgcacagcgaggggggcgagggtgACTGTACTCGCCCACAATTCGCCCCAGTGATGGGAACAGGGAGCTCGAAAAGACCTCGACAGAAAAGGCTTTCATGTGCATTTTGGCCTTCGTCGGCGCGCGCTTGGGACCTCCTCgtatgcgtgcgcgtgtgcgatgACACCGGTGAGATGGAAAAAAGTGCCTCCCCtttaccccctccccagaAAGAAAACCAACACAAGAAGGAtggggggaaggagagggggtgggggctaAGACGGCAGCACGCATGcaaacacacatacagagcGTCCATCCGCCGACTTGGCGCCAACAAAGACACAGAAATGCGCAGACAGGTATACGCAGACACGGTCTGCGGGGATGATGAATGACGTAGGCATAGctaccctcccctcctcctttcccaGGCATACACTCATACACACGTACGCGCACGTGGTGGGCCAGGTAGTCTACGTGgagcgcgagggagggaaggtgagggtgagggtgggggtggggagagaaagTCGAGATTCGCCTGCGAGGACAAgaaacgcgcgcacacctgGGTGTGTCTCTCCGTGCTTCGCGCTTGTGCCTATGCAGGTGGTCGAGGCTTGCGGAGACAAAGCCATAGATCAGGAGGAAACAAAAAATAAAGGCCTGAGGCACAGACGACATAGAAGGAGGAAGGGACTCGgatgccgcagcagcgcaccgttGGTGCATGGCCACACCGtcgctgtgtgtgggcgAGCAAGCGGTTGTGAGAATAAGGGGAGCTACTGGCTCTTGAGCTTCCGCGCTACCGGGGCCTCCACGCCCTTGCCCAGCTCGCGGAAGCGCAGCACGACAGCCGTCACGTACATGACGAGGGCCATGCGCACGTTTGCCTGCATCGTCATGCACCCGCGCTCGTGTGTGTAGTTCATGTAGCTGGCGTAGACGGAgagtgcgctgcagccaATCCACTCCGCCATGTCCAGCGCCAAGATCTCATGGTTCGGTTTGATGGCCATGGCGGTCTTGCCCTGGGCCTGCGCGGAATCCTGCTGCATGTAGAAGAAGTTGCGGGCGGCAGAGATAGCCATCGTAAAGGTGGCGATCATCGTGAAGCAGCTGGTGCCAATGCTGTAGGTGTGCCAGAAGTAGAGGGAGATGAGTACCTGGAACCACCAGTGAGAGGGtcgcacgcggcgcacctgcTTCTTCTCCTGCACTGGAGAGGCGACAATGTAGTCTCGCAGGATCAGGAAGAATGTGTCGAGCTGCTCCACTACTTTCACTaccacagcggcgctgagGGCGAAGCCGACGTACCCCTTGTAGATGCGAGCGTCATCCCAAAGGCACATGGTCGTGAAGAAGGAGTTGGCCAGGACAGACTGCGCCATGGCGGGCACCAGAATGCACGAGACGACAGCGCACGCGATGCAGACGACAAGGTGGTAcgtggaggcagcagcgTAGCATGACTTGagtgccaccgccgtctccttGCTGGCACCGTTCTGCTTTGCCTGGGCATCGGCGGCCGGCGCCTTACGCTTGTTCCACCAGCTCAAAATGCAGTCTCCCTTGCCCACCATGACAAGGTAGATGGAGGCGATGTAGCCGATCACATCAATATTCTCGAGCAGGTACGCCTGCAACGGGTAGCCGTCGTAGTTGATGATGTAGCTGATGAGACCGGCCATGATGTCGAcgagtgggagaggggaggggggggggctgatAGCGGTGTGGTCGATGCTAATGTGAGAGAAAGGGAATGAGGGAGGACGGCAAACGAATGCGTTgcaatttttttttttgggttTCGTTCGAGGGTATGATCGGCCGGCAACTGTCGTGCTGTCAAGTCGAGCACAGCAGACCGAGCGAGGCCAATGCACcgaaaagggagggagacaggTAAGCAGGAggggacgagagagagaaaaacaaagatgCGTCGTATGAGGGGAAGGTGCACACAGCAgctcatcgtcgtcgtgcgcCGTGCTACTGTGCACATGGCGGTGAAGGCAGCGGATCCAGGgggacaccaccaccagacTCCATCCCGCGCGCCTCTTCGCTCACCCGATTCTTCTTTACACACCATATGTAGCTGCCGTGAAAAAAAatcgagagagggaaggcggagagggagacagaggaggaggagggtggggggggggtgtatTGCACTGGGGTGTGCgcccgctctctcccgctgctcctgtgcacgcgcaccatTACACAGGCACgaaaaaaacacacacgtTTGAAGAGACGTGATGCATGCACCAAAGaattttttttctttctacATGTACGTACTTCACGGTTTTACTTGTGCGTGAAGGTCCCTACACAGCACTACTGTCGTGGACGCCACACCGCCGTTGCACTGCCTGCTCTTCACGTGCCGGGTCGAGCTTTGGGTCCCTCTATTTTCTCTCCCGCCCACTTCAAGGTATATGCGCAGGCaacggaggggggggggcaccaTCCCGGCACGCTCTTGTGCTCCACGGGTGTATGCTGGACGCGACCCAGGCGAACAGGGCAGTTtggcgtggggtggggtggggtgtgggcaTAGAGAGAGCcagggagaagagggtgcGTTCCACATGATGATGAATGCGCATGAGAGAGGCTgaaggggatggggggagggccgAGCGAGGagggaacacacacacacacacaggcaaaAGACTGGCGGGGAAGAAGACAGAAAAAGGGCGAGGGAAAGGTGCCGCAGACTACCACATATGCACAGGATGTTCTGCGGACGGCTCAAGCACACACCACATCCACACATGCACGGGCCTACGTACGCAGGCGCGCAGGCAGAGGGTATGCATACAGACGATAAGCGCaaacacacacccacatacaGAGGAGATCAGCATACAGATATGGTGTAGGGTGGGATGGCGAAGGGTGTCCTCCAGACACCGCTGCGCATAAATGCAGTGCGCGTTGCGTGTACTCACTCAGCGAAGCAAAGGGTCCAGTAAGCaatggggtgggtgggggatcCCCGGTAACAGAAATTCGATGGGAGGGGGCTGGGTGGGTAGAAGGGAAGAGCTAGCGATGCCAGCGCGTTGCAGTCTTTCGACGTGGCGTTGTACccatgcgcgcacgcgcccaACATACGCGGTCTCACTATGGCCGCTTTTCGTCTTTCATCGTCTTGcagtgtgcgtgtatgttcCATGCGGACGCACCTCCTGACCCCCACTCCGCCACCCGCCTCCGCTTCGTCGCTTAGTGGTCTTCAGAATCTATCATGCAGATCAAGAAGAGTTTAACATACGGCAAAAAAAATAAAGAAAAGAGAATCATGTAAAACAAACAAGAAaaccgcacacgcgcgcacacacacacgtacgcacgaAGGACTTGGGTCATACAACACAGGCCCACAACTCTCGTCACTGCGGTCGTGAAGTCCATCATAGTCGCCATCGAGCCGGATCCCAGCTTCACACGTCGTGAGGCCGAACATcattcttttttcttccgcGTTCGTTTGCAAGTTATCCTCAGCATGTCcactccaccaccacggacaggccggaaaaaaaaagtataCGTCGACGCAACCACCATCCCGTGAGTCTCTCGGggcgatggggagggggggggaggaggagaaagaagAGTACTTGAAGAGAGACAGGAAAATCAACAGACAGCACGgaaacacacagacacacacacacacacacacacacacacacacacacacagaaataCGAGAGAACATTGGGGAgtggaggcgggggtggggtggggtgggggtagaggagacggagggggggggagtgagggGAAAGGGAACGACTATAAGTAGCAAgatgcgctgcggtgctctTACTAGGCCCTCTTCGACGGTGAGGGGCGGCGcggggcggcgccggccTTGCGCGGCAGCACGTAAGCCTTGATGAACATCTCTGAGAAGAGGTAGAAGTTGAAGATGTAGATCACCAGCTGCGTACGGGCGGCGGACATGGACGTGCCGGGGCAGGGGCTTGATGGGTCATCGGTGAGCTTCTTGGCGAGTACGTAGCCCGACACGAAGAGGCCACCGACCATCTGCGTGATCTGGAGCAGCGTGATGTACATGGCGAACGGCTTCACCAGCTTTTTGAAGCCGGCCTCGGCGAGGGCGAAGTACGTGTACATGATGGAGTGCACAAAGTAGttcatggcggcggcgcagataAAGATGCTGGTCCCTTGCTGATAACTGTACCACGCGAACAGGTACGTCGTGACGTGGTGGAACCAGGAGAGGAAGCCGAGCTTCACGCCGCTCATGAGCAGAAAGACCGTGTCGATGAACTCAGGCACTTTCGAGATAGCGAACATACCGATGGCGAAGCCGACCTTGGTGGTGTAGAACTCATCCTCGTGGAAGGTGCAGAGGGTGTTGTGCAGGCCGTCGTTCATCAGatgacgcagcagcggcggtccGACACGCAGCCAGCCGTAGAGTGAGAAGACTGAGAGCCCGAGGTTCCAAAGCGCCCACACCTTCTTTACGCCTATCGGCGGCTTGCCGTGAAATATAGCCTCCATGAGCCGTGGACCGGTGAAGACGAAGGCGAGGTACGCGCCCGCGATGTAAGCGCACACATCCACGTTGCTCGCCAGCCACATCCGCACGGCGTGGCCGTTGTAGTGGTGGTCACCGTAGTTGTCGAGCCACTGCATCTTGTCTCGGCGTGTGTTTGACTGCTTTCTACGAGCGAGATATATCCGGTAAGGAAAAGAGAGGCGGCGTAGCGGGAGTACGTCTGTGAGAGTGAGCTGAAGTCCCTTGCGTAGCACAAAGAAAACTGTATGCGCGCTCAAGCGGGTGAAACCTATTTCTGCAACCCAGCCAGCCGGTTGCGTAAGACGCGCCAGTGCTAttggcggaggtggagcagaCGGGGGGGGTAAGGGCCAGCGgaaaagacagagagagagcacacacacacacacgcacgcacgcatgtaTACACGGCGAAGCTCGTTTTCCTTCGTGCGCAGAGTCGCTGCGACACCTCCTACAGCGAAAAAAACGTTCCTAGAAAGAGGCGGTAGACGACCACGGGTTCACGTATGggtgtgcctctctccccactTCTCCCTGTGTTtccacacgtgtgcgtgtgggtgcagGTAGGCCTGCGAACTCCGGCCTTGTCCCCAAAACAGCTGCCCCCCGCTGTGGGTGCGGCAACACAGAGCGATGCAGGACTAAGAAAAACACACTCAATCCGCACTCACCCACACCTGCAGGACGTTGCACCAGCGACA encodes:
- a CDS encoding putative fatty acid elongase codes for the protein MAGLISYIINYDGYPLQAYLLENIDVIGYIASIYLVMVGKGDCILSWWNKRKAPAADAQAKQNGASKETAVALKSCYAAASTYHLVVCIACAVVSCILVPAMAQSVLANSFFTTMCLWDDARIYKGYVGFALSAAVVVKVVEQLDTFFLILRDYIVASPVQEKKQVRRVRPSHWWFQVLISLYFWHTYSIGTSCFTMIATFTMAISAARNFFYMQQDSAQAQGKTAMAIKPNHEILALDMAEWIGCSALSVYASYMNYTHERGCMTMQANVRMALVMYVTAVVLRFRELGKGVEAPVARKLKSQ
- a CDS encoding putative fatty acid elongase — translated: MRACVCVCVLSLCLFRWPLPPPSAPPPPIALARLTQPAGWVAEIGFTRLSAHTVFFVLRKGLQLTLTDVLPLRRLSFPYRIYLARRKQSNTRRDKMQWLDNYGDHHYNGHAVRMWLASNVDVCAYIAGAYLAFVFTGPRLMEAIFHGKPPIGVKKVWALWNLGLSVFSLYGWLRVGPPLLRHLMNDGLHNTLCTFHEDEFYTTKVGFAIGMFAISKVPEFIDTVFLLMSGVKLGFLSWFHHVTTYLFAWYSYQQGTSIFICAAAMNYFVHSIMYTYFALAEAGFKKLVKPFAMYITLLQITQMVGGLFVSGYVLAKKLTDDPSSPCPGTSMSAARTQLVIYIFNFYLFSEMFIKAYVLPRKAGAAPRRPSPSKRA